In Deferribacteraceae bacterium V6Fe1, one genomic interval encodes:
- a CDS encoding zinc dependent phospholipase C family protein — protein sequence MLVFGLAVLISLVASVDAFAWGFETHISIGLKILENSSFHIINNFPANFLLGNIFPDFFNLFKNFSTLKKSLATHSWHTVSALFSNAITDAEKSFAYGYAAHLSADIVAHNYFVPEYYISRSDKKLFAHFLTENAEEALSDKKFKPSLFYLLDNASELGNLFLRTKNVEKKYFIKQIKYIKFGLNYQYTLNIGKISKSIRQSNDPDFVSKCETYQQKALEFATSSVEKGFGEFVKYDPSGHKSMQVAKNTRQRLVEDMGKKSLNTLNLNKKKGL from the coding sequence ATGTTAGTATTCGGTTTAGCTGTTTTGATAAGTTTGGTAGCATCTGTTGACGCTTTTGCATGGGGATTTGAGACTCATATCAGTATAGGTCTTAAAATCCTTGAAAATTCGTCTTTTCATATAATAAATAACTTCCCCGCCAATTTTTTGCTGGGTAATATATTTCCTGATTTTTTCAACCTTTTTAAAAATTTTTCCACATTAAAAAAATCTTTGGCTACACATTCTTGGCATACGGTATCCGCACTGTTTTCCAACGCAATAACCGATGCTGAAAAATCGTTTGCCTACGGCTACGCTGCACACCTGTCTGCCGATATTGTAGCTCACAATTATTTTGTGCCGGAATACTACATATCAAGAAGTGATAAAAAACTCTTTGCTCACTTTTTGACAGAAAACGCCGAAGAAGCTTTATCAGACAAAAAGTTTAAACCATCCCTGTTTTACCTCTTGGATAATGCTTCGGAGCTTGGAAATCTTTTTCTCAGAACCAAGAATGTTGAAAAAAAATATTTTATCAAACAGATCAAATATATCAAATTCGGACTTAACTATCAATACACCTTAAATATCGGCAAAATCTCCAAAAGTATTCGACAATCAAATGACCCTGATTTTGTATCAAAATGTGAAACTTACCAGCAAAAAGCCCTTGAGTTTGCTACAAGCTCTGTTGAAAAAGGCTTCGGGGAATTTGTAAAATATGACCCGAGCGGACATAAAAGTATGCAAGTAGCCAAAAATACAAGACAAAGGCTTGTAGAAGATATGGGGAAAAAAAGTCTTAACACTCTTAATTTGAACAAAAAAAAGGGGCTTTGA
- the mobB gene encoding molybdopterin-guanine dinucleotide biosynthesis protein B, which yields MKYTPLFSFIGSSGSGKTTFIEKLIGELKNRGVKLGVIKHDAHKFEIDKPGKDSYRFKHAGADIVAISSAEKMAIVKSFTVKEETLEEIVVNYFKDVDLVITEGYKQSSIPKIEIFRECVGKPFLSENKTELIGVITDAENIPRKDVRIFGLNDVNKVAEYLLENGDFNLPEIEISGMDNGLLLKSLERFLMSFRFLKKFKKIKVNIEIEG from the coding sequence ATGAAATATACACCATTATTTTCATTTATAGGAAGTTCCGGAAGCGGAAAAACTACATTTATTGAAAAGCTCATAGGGGAATTAAAAAACAGAGGGGTAAAGCTTGGGGTGATAAAACACGATGCTCACAAATTTGAAATAGATAAACCCGGGAAGGACTCATATCGTTTTAAGCATGCAGGGGCAGATATTGTTGCGATATCCTCTGCAGAAAAAATGGCGATAGTAAAGTCATTTACTGTAAAGGAAGAAACATTGGAGGAGATTGTCGTAAATTATTTCAAAGATGTGGATTTGGTAATTACGGAAGGGTATAAGCAGAGCAGCATCCCTAAAATAGAAATTTTTAGAGAGTGTGTTGGCAAACCGTTTTTGTCCGAAAACAAAACTGAGCTGATAGGTGTCATTACGGACGCAGAGAATATACCGAGAAAAGATGTAAGGATATTTGGGCTTAATGACGTAAATAAAGTTGCAGAATATTTGCTTGAAAATGGTGATTTCAATTTGCCTGAAATAGAAATTTCGGGTATGGATAATGGCTTGCTTTTAAAGAGTCTCGAGAGATTTTTAATGTCATTCAGATTTTTGAAAAAGTTCAAAAAAATAAAAGTTAATATAGAGATAGAGGGGTAA